The genome window TGCACCTTTACCGATGGCGAATACTTCATGAGCTGGAATATCATATAGGTTTGCTCGATGTACTCCAAATAGTTTTTGACAGTTTCCGAATGACGGATTCCCACTATCTTACCCAGTGAGGTATAGGTAATGCGCTTCGTGGCATTGCTGGCAAGATAAAAGATGAGTTCCTGCATCTCCTTATCATTGGTCAACCCATTACGAGCCATCACATCACGGAAGATGATGCTATCGTAGAGTGACGAGAGATAACGAGTGGATGGCGACTGGAGATACTTAGGAAATCCACCTTTCTCCAAATACTCCTTGAAATGCCCCAAGAGAATGGCACGCTTGCTGGTTAGATAAAAGTCCTTGGCTTCCAGCTGCACCTTTGCTAACTGCAAGTATTCTTGAAAGGAAAAAGGGAAAATCTCCACTGCGATATAACGCCCCGTGAGATGAGTGCCAAACTCTCTACTCAGCATTCGGGCATTTGATCCAGTTACAATCACCTTATTGCCTTCGTTGTAGAGACGGCGCACAAAGGTCTCCCAGCCCTTCACATTCTGTATCTCATCAAAATAATAGGTATGCTGCTCACCAAAGAGTTCGAAGAAACATTCTTGCAATGTTTGGAAATCTGCCACAGTAAAGTTGACCAGTCGCTCATCATCAAAATTGAAAAAGAAGTCTTGCTCCGGCAATTTGCTGCGCATTTGCTGAAGCAAAACAGACTTTCCACAACGTCTTATACCAGTAATAATCAGTATCTCCGTTGTGGTAAGCCACTCTTCCTCTATGTCTCTCGGCACAGTATCTTGTGCTATATTCTTGCAGTATTCCTGCTGCTCAAATATAATTTGCTTTAATAACTCTTTCATGTTCAATCATTTATTTGCTTGCAAAAATACGATTTTTTAAGTAAACAACCAAATAAATCTTCATTTTTGTTCATTCTGAATGAGTAATTTCTATCATTTTTGCTCATTCAGAATGAGTAATTCAGGGCAAAACCGCTCATTCCGAATGAGTATTTCTTGAAACTGACAAGGGTAAGATGGATGGTAACAATGTTGCGACTTATATGATGCAAGGAAGCAACCATAACGATGCTAGGAAGCAATTATAACGATGCAAGAAAGCAATTATAACGATGCAAGAAACCCTTATTTGTAATTGCATGACATTTGTCATGCGATTATACGACACTAATCATACGACCGGATGACAAATGCCGTATAATCACACGACATATACCAATGTATAAATAAACCTAATATTTTACACCAAAACATACAAGTTATCACATTATTATATATATTTGCATCATCTTTCATAGAAGACAAAGAATATAGAAAACAACGAACCATTAAACAACAAGAAATATGGAACTGAAATACGACATTTACATGCTCAACAATGCCCAGGGCACAGGAGAAAAGCGCCAATACGTTCGAATCGTGCAGCATGAACCTATGACCGAGAAGCAACTGCAAGAGAAAATCCAGAATCGCTGCTCACTCACCAAGGGAGATGTGGCTGCGGTGTTGGCAGAACTTCATGACCTTTTGGTGGAAGAATTCTCCATGGGGCGCCGCTTTTATATCCCAGAGATAGGCTACTTCTCCATGTCGGCAAGTCTGGAGACGCCTGAAGAAAATCCCGACAAGAAGATTACGGGCAAGGAAGTACGCATCACTGGCATCAACTTCCGTCCAGAAGGTAAGCTAATGGAGGAAGTACAGCGCAACGTCCATTTCGTCCGCTCTCGCTATTCCAACCAATCCACAAAATACTCTGAGGAAAAGCTATTGGCGAAAATCAAGGAGTATCTCCAGGAGAACCGCTATATCACCACTCGCATCCTGCGCATCCTCTTTGGCTTGACTCCT of Segatella copri contains these proteins:
- a CDS encoding ATP-binding protein, which gives rise to MKELLKQIIFEQQEYCKNIAQDTVPRDIEEEWLTTTEILIITGIRRCGKSVLLQQMRSKLPEQDFFFNFDDERLVNFTVADFQTLQECFFELFGEQHTYYFDEIQNVKGWETFVRRLYNEGNKVIVTGSNARMLSREFGTHLTGRYIAVEIFPFSFQEYLQLAKVQLEAKDFYLTSKRAILLGHFKEYLEKGGFPKYLQSPSTRYLSSLYDSIIFRDVMARNGLTNDKEMQELIFYLASNATKRITYTSLGKIVGIRHSETVKNYLEYIEQTYMIFQLMKYSPSVKVQMLNPKKIYFIDNAIVSRIGFNATDNMGVKLENIVFIELKRRGYDVFYHADKKECDFVVREGMRIMKAYQVTIDMNDEKTRKREIEGLMEAMNAYGLAEGYILTMEEKEELEIDGKQVHVLPTWEWMLREK
- a CDS encoding HU family DNA-binding protein; this encodes MELKYDIYMLNNAQGTGEKRQYVRIVQHEPMTEKQLQEKIQNRCSLTKGDVAAVLAELHDLLVEEFSMGRRFYIPEIGYFSMSASLETPEENPDKKITGKEVRITGINFRPEGKLMEEVQRNVHFVRSRYSNQSTKYSEEKLLAKIKEYLQENRYITTRILRILFGLTPYMAQKWLNHFCEKGIMEKEGTQHAPIYFLK